The genomic segment GCGCATCTCCGAAGGTATGAAGCTCGCGGCAGCTCAGGCAATTGCCGATCTCGTCGGCGACGAACTCACCGAGTCGTTCATCATTCCATCGCCGTTCGACCCGCGGGTCGCAGCGACAGTGGCGCGTGCCGTGACCGACACCGCCCGGCGCGAGGGTCTCGCGCGTCGGCCATACTGACGCCCCAACGCACTCACTTTCCCGAGGAGCTGGATGTTCGCCGTCTATGCAGACCAGATCAACCCCGACGCGCCGCTGGATGGCCTCGTCGTAGGGGAGCGCCCCGAGCCTGAGGTGCCCGACGGTTGGACGACCGTCACGGTCAAGGCCGCATCCATCAACCACCACGATGTGTGGAGCCTGCGCGGAGTCGGCCTGCCGGCTGATCGCCTCCCGATGATTCTTGGATGTGACGCTGCTGGTCTCGACGAGGACGGCAACGAGGTCCTCGTACATGCGGTCATCAGCGATCCGTCGTGGCGCGGCGACGAGACACTCGACCCCAAGAGGTCGCTGCTCTCGGAGCGTCACCAGGGAACGTTCGCCGAACGTGTCACGGTGCCGAAGCGCAACGTTGTGGCCAAGCCAGAGGGACTCTCCTTCGCCGAGGCCGCCTGCCTACCCACGGCGTGGCTGACTGCGTACCGGATGTTGTTCACCCAGTCAGATCTCAGGCAGGGCGACACCGTTCTGGTGCAGGGCGCCGGTGGCGGAGTCGCGACAGCGGCCATCACCTTGGCGCGGGCAGCTGGATTCCGCGTGTACGCGACCAGTCGCGATGAGGACAAGCGCAACCGTGCCGTCGAGATCGGTGCCCATGAAGCCTTTGAGTCCGGTGCCCGATTGCCGTCGAAGGTCGATGCCGTCATCGAGACGGTTGGAGCCGCCACGTGGTCACACTCGGTCAAGTCGATGCGCCCTGGCGGCACGATCGTGATTGCCGGTGCGACGTCGGGCGATGCCCCGTCACATGCGGAGCTGACCAGGATCTTCTTCCAGCAGATGCGCGTCCACGGCTCGACGATGGGCACCCGTGATGAGCTTCATGCGTTGGCGCAGTTCATGGACGTCACCGGCACCAGGCCGTTGATCGACCGTGAGCTCCCCATGGCGGATGCCGCCGAGGGTCTCGCATCGGTCATCGACGGAAGCGTCTTCGGCAAGATCGTCCTGACGCTCTAGTCATCCGCCAGCGTGTGGCGGAGATAGCGCATCGGAGCGTCTAGGTATGCCTTCCAGTGCTTGACGAGCTCTAGCTCGTCCCAGGTTGATTCGCGGATTCCCCAGTCGCCGATTTCGAGTATGCGTGCGCCTGGCATGGAGGCGAGCACGGGCGAGTGAGTCGCGCAGAGGACCTGTCCACCCACCGCGGCAATGTCGTGCAGCACCCGGATCAGGGTGAGGGTCGACCGGAAGGAAAGCGCAGCCTCGGGCTCGTCGAGGCAGTAGAAGCTCGGCGAGTCGAATTTGCTGTTGAGCACCTCGAGGAAGGATTCGCCGTGGCTCATGGCGTGATAGTCGGCTTCGGTGGGGGAGCCGTAGTCGTCCATGTACGTGTACCAGCCGTGCATGGTCTCGGCCCTCAGAAAGAAGCCCCAACGGCCCGTCCCTATGCCTCGCTGAATCTGCAGGTCGCGGTGAAGCGGGGACTCGGTGCTTCGCGTCTCGTGTCGGCCGTGGGCGCTGCCGCCTTCGGGTGACAGCCCGTAGGCAACCGCTATCGCTTCAACGAGAGTCGACTTGCCCGATCCGTTCTCACCTACGAGGAACGTGACTCCAGGCCCCAGGTCGAGACCATCCTTCAGCAGCTGCTCCGCGGCAGGAATCGTCCGAGGCCACTCGCCAGCGGTGAGCTCGGCGTGCGAACTACGAGAAACTCGTACGACGGGAGGCTGGTCGAAGTTCACGGGACAAGCCTGTCAGGAGCGTGTGACTAATCCTCGTCATCGTCGAGGCGGGCCAGCCAGGTGGCCAGGCGCTCGACGGGGATCTCGAAGTCGGGATTGAGATCGACGAACGTGCTGAGCTGCTCCGCGAGCCAGGCGAAGGTGACTTGCTCGTCACCTCGCCGGCTCTGAAGCTCTTCGATCCCGCGGTCGGTGAAGTACATCAGACGATCAGGCGAATGCCTGCGCCATCAGCGCCTCGAACTCCTCGACGTGGCGTGCGTGCGAACCGACAGACGGAGCTGACGACGCCGGACGCGACACCCGCGACAGCGGAAGGCCGTCGAACTCGCCCATGAAGTTGAGGGCGATGTGCGGCCAGGGGCCCTGGTTGGCGGGCTCGTCCTGAACCCAGCGGATCTCGCGCGCGTTGGGGAACTTGGCGATCTCTGCGTTGAGTTCGGCCGTCGGGCGCGGGTAGATCTGCTCGAGTCGCACGATGGCAGTACGTGATGCCTCGTGCTCACGCTTGGCGCGCTCGGCGAACAGGTCCCAGGCGATCTTGCCGGAACAGACCAGAACACGTTCGACCGATGCGGTGTTGACCGAATCGTCGCCGATCACCGGACGGAACGTGCCGCTGGTGAAGTCCTCAGGCTGCGAGGTCGCGGCCTTGTTGCGGAGCATCGACTTCGGCGTGAAGACGATCAGCGGACGGTGCTCGCTCTCGAGGTTCTGGCGGCGCAGCAGGTGGAAGTACGACGCGGGTGTCGACGGCTGGGCGACAGTCATCGAGTTGTCCGCGCACAGTTCGAGGAAGCGCTCGATACGCGCCGACGAGTGGTCGGGACCTTGGCCTTCGTAGCCGTGCGGGAGAAGCAGCACGACGCCAGACTTCTGGCCCCACTTGGTCTCACCGGAGGAGATGTACTCATCGACGACGGACTGAGCGCCGTTGATGAAGTCACCGAACTGCGCCTCCCACATCGTGAGCGCCTCGGGACGTGCGACGGAGTAGCCGTACTCGAATCCGAGCGCTGCGTATTCGCTGAGCAGCGAGTCGTAGACGTAGAACGTGGCCTGATCCTTGGTCACGTTGGTCAGCGGCGTCCACTCGTTCGCGTTGACGCGATCGATGATCGTCGCGAACCGCGAAGCGAAGGTGCCTCGACGCGTGTCCTGGCCGGAGATGCGTACGGGACGGCCGTCGGCAAGCAACGAGCCCATCGCGATGATTTCGCCAGTGCCCCAGTCGATCGGGCCGGCGGTGATCGACGCAGCACGACGCTGGAGCTGCGGGAGCACCTTGGGGTGAACCGTGAAGCCCTCAGGCACGTTCGTGTAGGAATCCGCGATCGCCTTGAGCATCTCGGGCGTGACTGCGGTGACGAGCTCGCCGGAGTGCTCAGGCTTCTCGGGGTAGTCAGGTGTACGCGAGTAGCCGGGATCGGCCGCGGCTTCCTTGACCTCGGCAAAGTTGCGCTCGAGCTGTGCCTGGTAGTCGGTCAGAGCCGCTTCGGCCTCTTCGAGCGTGATGTCGCCACGACCAACCAGAGCTTCGGTGTAGAGCTTGCGCACCGACTTCTTGTTCTCGATCGTGTCGTACATCAGCGGTTGGGTGAAGCTGGGATCGTCGCCCTCGTTGTGACCGCGGCGGCGGTAGCACACGAGGTCGATCACGATGTCCTTGTTGAACGTCTTGCGGTATTCGTACGCAAGGTGTGCCACGCGGATGCAGGCTTCGGGATCGTCGCCGTTGACGTGGAAGATGGGCGCCTGAATCATGCGGGCGACGTCAGTGCAGTACTGCGACGAGCGCGAGGACGACGGTGACGTCGTGAAGCCGACCTGGTTGTTGACGATCAGGTGGATTGTGCCGCCGGTGCGGTAGCCGCGGAGCAGCGACAGGTTGAGCGTCTCGGCTACGACACCCTGGCCAGCGAACGCGGCATCGCCGTGCACGAGGACCGGAAGAACCGGGTAGTCAGTGCCGCGGTTGAGACGGTCCTGCTTGGCGCGAGTGATGCCCTCGAGCACCGGGTCAACGACCTCGAGGTGCGACGGGTTGGCCGCGACGGAGACCTTGATCTTGTCGCCGGAACCGGAGGTGAACTCACCCTCGACGCCGAGGTGGTACTTCACGTCGCCGGAGCCCTGGACCGTACGCGGGTCGATATTGCCCTCGAACTCGCGGAACACCTGGCTGGCGTGCTTGCCAGCGATGTTGACGAGGACGTTGAGGCGACCACGGTGAGCCATGCCGATGCAGACTTCGTCGAGCGCGTCGGCCGCGGCAGCCTCGCAGATTTCGTCGAGGACGGGGACCGTCGTCTCGCCGCCTTCGAGGCTGAACCGCTTCTGCCCGACGAACTTCGTCTGCAGGAACGTCTCGAACGCCTCGGCCTGGTTGAGCTTCTGCAGGATGCGCAGCTGCTCTTCGCGCGGCGGCTTGGTGTGCGGGCGCTCGATGCGCTCCTGGAACCAGGCGCGCTCGGCCGGGTCGTCGATGTGCATGTACTCGAGGCCGATGGTGCGGGAGTACGAGTCGCGCAGGATGCCGAGGATCTCGCGCAACTTCATGAAGCGCTTGCCGTTGCCGAACGAACCGGTGGCGAACTCTCGATCGAGGTCCCACAGGGTCAGCCCGTGGCTCGCGGTGTCGAGATCGGGGTGGCTGCGTGCGTGGTTCTCGAGCGGGTTGGTGTCGGCCATGAGGTGGCCGCGCACTCGGAACGCGTGGATGAGCTCCAGAACGCGAGCCTGCTTGTGCACCTCGTCGTCGTGGCTGACGGCGATGTCCTGTGCCCAGCGGATGGGCTCGTACGGGATCTTGAGCGCGCGGAAGATGTTGTCGTAGAACTCGTCTTCACCGAGGAGCAGTCCGTGGACCTTCTTGAGGAACTCGCCGGACTGCGCACCCTGGATGACGCGGTGGTCGTACGTCGACGTCAACGTCATCATCTTGGAGATCGCCATTTGCGCGAGCGTGTGCTCGGAGGCGCCCTGGAACTCGGGCGGGTACTCCATCGATCCGACGCCGACGATGACGCCCTGGCCCTGCATGAGGCGAGGGATCGAGTGGTTGGTGCCGATGCCGCCGGGGTTGGTCAGGCTGACCGTGGTGCCCTGGAAGTCGGAGACTTCAAGCTTGTTGTTGCGCGCCTTGGTGACCATGGTTTCGTACGCGGCCCAGAACTGGGCGAACGTCAGCGTTTCCGCGGCCTTGATCGAGGGAACGAGGAGCGTGCGGCTTCCGTCGGGCTTCTGCAGATCGATCGCGAGACCGAAGTTGACGTGCTCGGGCTTGAGCTGGTTGGGCTTGCCCTTCTCGTCGACTTCATAGCCGGTGTTCATGGCCGGCATGGCCTTGATGGCCTGGACGATGGCCCAACCGATGAGGTGTGTGAACGAGACCTTGCCACCACGCGCACGCGCCAGGTGGTTGTTGATCACGACGCGGTTGTCGAACAGCAACTTGACGGGCATCGAACGAACGCTTGTCGCGGTCGGGACCGCGAGGCTGGCATCCATGTTTTGGACCGTGCGAGCGGCTGCACCCTTGAGGACGGTCTTGCCGACCTCGCCGGGCCCGACCTTCTCGGCTGCGGGCGCCTCTGGGGTCGCGGCAGGAGCTGCGGGCTTGGCGGGTGCTGCGGGCGCTTCGGCAGCCGGCGCAGCAGGCGCAGCAGGCGCAACTGGGGCGGCTGGAGCCGCCGTGGCTGCAGGGGCCGGTGTGGAAGCGGCCGGCGTGGCGGCGGGCGCCTCAGGCGTCACGGTGGCAACGGCGACGGCCTCCGGCGTGTTGCCGTTGGTCGACGGCGGAGGGCCATCCTCGAAGAATGTCGCCCAGGTCGGATCGACCGAAGTCGGGTCCTCTTGAAAGCGTTCGTACATTTCCTCTACGAGCCACTGATTCGTTCCAAAATCAGGGGTTGTGTGGTCTGGTGAGGAGTTGGCCACTGCCTCGATCGCCTCTTCCGGCTAAGTGCTGAAACGCATGTGAAAACTTCGCTTACAAGGGTAACGCGCGAGCCCAGCGCTTATGACGCCGGTTGGCTCGCATTTCAGATTGCCACGATGACGCCGCGTTCGGGCGTGTTCTGGCGAGTTTGGTGGGCGTGTTCAGTCCGTGATCTGCAACTCAGGCTCACGCTCGACAAAGCGGCCGAACGCCGCCGCCTCAGACTCCAGCGCGCGCTTGATCGCCGTAGTCACGCGTGGTGAGCATCGGACCGTGATCGTAACCGCCTTCGACTTGATGGTTCGGGTCCACAGACCTGCGAGCTGGCCGTCGATGGCCAAGAGCCCGGTGCTGCGCATCATCTGTTCCGCAGTGCCGTCGAACCGTTCATAGTCCCCTGGGTCGCGGGCGTAGGAGATGTATTCGTCGAAGTTCGACAGCAGCATCGCGGCGGGCTGCTCAGCCTCGACCAGCTCGTCGTGCGACCAGTAGGTCTCGCCGTCAATGTCTGTCGGCCGCAGCTCACCGAGCTCGAGTGCCCGGCGACTGTCGGTCAACGTCAGGCTGGTCCACCAGGCGAGGTCCTTGTCCCGGATTGGACCGTGACCGCGGGCATAGCGTCTGGCGATGAGGGCCAGCAGCTCGTCCCGTGGTTGCGCCGGGGGAGCGGTCACGACTGAGTCGAGGAGTACGTACGTGTGCTGCTTGCCGCGCATCGGCCCGTTGACGACGAGTGCTTCGATCTCGGCGTTCATGGCCATGTGGATCAGGTGACCTGTGGGATCCACCCCTGCATCGGCAAGGGCGGTCCCGAGTTCGGGGCGCGTACGCGGTCCGTCTGAGAGGGCCTCGACGATGACCTCCGCACTGCGATCGAGCTTGTCCGGAGAGAGTCCGATCGTGTTGTTGCTCGACGACATCATTTGCCGGATCCGCGGAGCCGTCACCGTGAGCAGCCAATGGATGTCCGACGGGTCGACAAAGTGCCAGGTCGGTCGCAACACGTGCGTGCGCAGGAAGTCGCCTCGCGCGAATGCGGCGTCCAGGTCTGACTTCGTGAGTCCTGTCGTCCGTTTGGCGACAGCCCACAGCCCCATGTCGTGCAGTTGGGACTGGACACAGCCGAGATGTCGTACGACCTCGATTGCCGTGCCGAATCGTGGTGTGTCGAGCCCTTGCGCGTGCAGGCGTCCCGAGATCGAAGGCTTCACACCGCGTCAGGCTGTGACGCGTGCGGCGTCCAGCGTGATCGGCACACCGGTCAACGCCTTGCTGATCGGGCAGTTGATCTTGGCGGACTCCGCGGCCTCGAGGAAGGTCGCATCGTCGATGCCTTCGACCTCAGCGCGTACGACGAGCTCGATGCCCGTAAGACCCAAGCCAGCCGCGCTCATCCCGACCGATACGTGAGTCGTCACTTCCATCGAGTGCGGGGTTGCGTTGACCTTGCCGAGGGCGGCAGCCAGGGACATTGCGTAGCAAGCCGAATGGGCTGCACCGACGAGCTCCTCGGGGTTGGTGACGCCACCGCCGTCCTCAGACGCGCGCTTGGGGAACGACACGTCGAACGTGCCGAGTCCTGAGCTGGTGAGCTCAACCTGGCCGGAACCGTCCTGCAGTCCGCCGTCCCAGGCGGTGCGGGCTGTACGTGTGGGCATGGTGGCGCCTCTCGTCGAAGGTATGGAGCCGACGCTACTCGTGGAGCCCGTCAAGAAGCGAGGGTGGAATCTCTTGCTATCCGGCGGCTGGCAGGACAGAATCTGAACACGCCCGTAATCAGATTGAGAGATCGCATGACCACGACCGCCGTCACTGAAGTCCCAGAGATCCACAAGGGAGTCTTCGGTGCAGCTCTGCTCGCCGGTACGGCCAACGTGATCATGCAGCTGTCTTGGCCTGGCGTCGGCTATGGCGTCAAGGAGAGCCGTGTGCTGTCCGGACGTATCGACCTGCACCCGGTCAAGCGACAGCGCACCACCCTGACCTACCTCTCGGTCGTCGCATACGGGACCGACGAGGAGCGAGCCGCATACAAGGCTGCCGTTGACACCTCGCATACCCAGGTTTTCAACGACGAGAACAGTGAGAGCCCGGTCAAGTACCACGGCATGAACCCAGACCTGCAGTTGTGGGTCGCGGCTTGCATCTACTACGGCGTCGAGGATGTCTACCGGCTGTTCGTTGGCGGGATCGATCCCGCTGACCGTGAGGCGGTCTATCAGCACTCGGCAAAGCTCGGTACGACTTTGCAGGTGCGCGAGTCCATGTGGCCCGCAACCCGCGAGGCGTTCGAGGAGTACTGGGAGAAGGGTCTCGACCAGGTTCACATTGACGACCGCATCCGCGCGTACCTGATGGAGGTCGTCCGGTTTGAGCACCTGCCGCTCAAGCTCGGCAAGATCTTCGCGACGTTCAACACCTTCGTCACGACGGGGTTCCTGCCGCCGCGATTCCGAGACGAGATGCAGCTGGCTTGGACAGCGCGCCAGCAGAAGAGGTTCGACCGGCTCATGAAGGTCGTCGGCTTCGTGACGCGGCACAGTCCCCGAATCCTGCGGGAGTTCCCTTTTAACTTCTACATGCGCGACTTCCGTCGCCGCCTGCGCAAGGGCAAGCCGCTCGTCTGAGTCCTACTCAAAGGCGTGCGGGTACGCCTCGTTGCGATGCTGGAACGCGAGGATCGCGGGGTTCTGGATCACGCCGTCGCGGATCTCGATCGCGCGTTGGATCGTGTCGTCGGCGGCCCATGCCTTGGGGCCGTTGAGGACTGTCCTCATATATGGCAGCAGCGCCTGGCTGATCTCCCACGTGGCGGAGTTCCAGAGGTAGGACGGGCTGTGGTCGACGGCGTAGTAGGTCACACCGTTTCCCACCGTGAACGTTGGCTCTTCAAAGGTGGTCGGTTTGGCCCATTCGAATCCCATTCCCTCGTCACATGAGACGTCAACGACGAGCGTGCCTGAGGCGAGCGTCGGCAGATCGACGTTCATGAGGAATGACATGGGGGAATTGGGGTCCTGCAGCACGCAGTTGACGATCACGTCATGCTCGGCCAACAACGCGGGCATCGGAACCCAGTTCTGGTCGATGAAGGCGCGGCTCTCGGCCGGTGAGTCTGCCGGGTCGAAGTGCACGATTCGCGCTGAATGGATCGGTGCGCTCACGGCGGCCACGCCGCGTTGGGTGAAGATGTCGACGTCGTGGATCCCGTGAGCACTGAGCGCGGTCACCGCGCCGCGAGCTGTGGCTCCAAAACCGATGACGGCGGCGCTGAGCCGGCGACCGTAGTTACCGGTCAGGCCGGCGATCTCCATCGCCTGCAGGACTGAGCAGTAGCCAGCGAGCTCATTGTTCTTGTGCAGGACATGGAGCAGGAAGGATCCGTCACCGCTCCAGTGGTTCATTGCCTCGAAGGCGATCACGTTGAGCTTGCGGTCGATCGCCACCTGCGTCAGTTCGGTGTCCTGTACGCAGTGCGGCCAGCCCCAGAGCGTCTGCCCTTCGCGCATCTCGAGCAGGTCTGACGCGTGCGGCTTGGTCAGCAGGATGACGTCGCACGTGGCGATCAGCTCTGCGCGGGGGAGTATGCCGCCGACAAGCGGGAGGAGCTCTTCATCGGAGTAGCCGAAGTCGCGTCCGTATCCCTCTTCGAGGAACACGTGCGGTCGGGCAGCCTTCGTGAGTCGCTCCAGATGGCGGGGGTGCAACGGCAGACGCCGTTCGTTCTCCTTGGAGGTGTGGGCAATGACGCCCAGATCGAGCTGGCTCATACGAGACCTGCCGTAGGTGTTTCGACAGGGAGTCCGCTGCTCGGTGAGGCGCTGTCGCCTTTGGTGAAGATTACACGTGCGAGCTTCTCAGTCTGCGACGCGCAGATGGGCTGCAGCACGTCTGGCGCGGGCGCGG from the Aeromicrobium panaciterrae genome contains:
- a CDS encoding zinc-binding dehydrogenase; the protein is MFAVYADQINPDAPLDGLVVGERPEPEVPDGWTTVTVKAASINHHDVWSLRGVGLPADRLPMILGCDAAGLDEDGNEVLVHAVISDPSWRGDETLDPKRSLLSERHQGTFAERVTVPKRNVVAKPEGLSFAEAACLPTAWLTAYRMLFTQSDLRQGDTVLVQGAGGGVATAAITLARAAGFRVYATSRDEDKRNRAVEIGAHEAFESGARLPSKVDAVIETVGAATWSHSVKSMRPGGTIVIAGATSGDAPSHAELTRIFFQQMRVHGSTMGTRDELHALAQFMDVTGTRPLIDRELPMADAAEGLASVIDGSVFGKIVLTL
- a CDS encoding AAA family ATPase; its protein translation is MNFDQPPVVRVSRSSHAELTAGEWPRTIPAAEQLLKDGLDLGPGVTFLVGENGSGKSTLVEAIAVAYGLSPEGGSAHGRHETRSTESPLHRDLQIQRGIGTGRWGFFLRAETMHGWYTYMDDYGSPTEADYHAMSHGESFLEVLNSKFDSPSFYCLDEPEAALSFRSTLTLIRVLHDIAAVGGQVLCATHSPVLASMPGARILEIGDWGIRESTWDELELVKHWKAYLDAPMRYLRHTLADD
- a CDS encoding DUF6104 family protein gives rise to the protein MYFTDRGIEELQSRRGDEQVTFAWLAEQLSTFVDLNPDFEIPVERLATWLARLDDDED
- a CDS encoding multifunctional oxoglutarate decarboxylase/oxoglutarate dehydrogenase thiamine pyrophosphate-binding subunit/dihydrolipoyllysine-residue succinyltransferase subunit, whose protein sequence is MANSSPDHTTPDFGTNQWLVEEMYERFQEDPTSVDPTWATFFEDGPPPSTNGNTPEAVAVATVTPEAPAATPAASTPAPAATAAPAAPVAPAAPAAPAAEAPAAPAKPAAPAATPEAPAAEKVGPGEVGKTVLKGAAARTVQNMDASLAVPTATSVRSMPVKLLFDNRVVINNHLARARGGKVSFTHLIGWAIVQAIKAMPAMNTGYEVDEKGKPNQLKPEHVNFGLAIDLQKPDGSRTLLVPSIKAAETLTFAQFWAAYETMVTKARNNKLEVSDFQGTTVSLTNPGGIGTNHSIPRLMQGQGVIVGVGSMEYPPEFQGASEHTLAQMAISKMMTLTSTYDHRVIQGAQSGEFLKKVHGLLLGEDEFYDNIFRALKIPYEPIRWAQDIAVSHDDEVHKQARVLELIHAFRVRGHLMADTNPLENHARSHPDLDTASHGLTLWDLDREFATGSFGNGKRFMKLREILGILRDSYSRTIGLEYMHIDDPAERAWFQERIERPHTKPPREEQLRILQKLNQAEAFETFLQTKFVGQKRFSLEGGETTVPVLDEICEAAAADALDEVCIGMAHRGRLNVLVNIAGKHASQVFREFEGNIDPRTVQGSGDVKYHLGVEGEFTSGSGDKIKVSVAANPSHLEVVDPVLEGITRAKQDRLNRGTDYPVLPVLVHGDAAFAGQGVVAETLNLSLLRGYRTGGTIHLIVNNQVGFTTSPSSSRSSQYCTDVARMIQAPIFHVNGDDPEACIRVAHLAYEYRKTFNKDIVIDLVCYRRRGHNEGDDPSFTQPLMYDTIENKKSVRKLYTEALVGRGDITLEEAEAALTDYQAQLERNFAEVKEAAADPGYSRTPDYPEKPEHSGELVTAVTPEMLKAIADSYTNVPEGFTVHPKVLPQLQRRAASITAGPIDWGTGEIIAMGSLLADGRPVRISGQDTRRGTFASRFATIIDRVNANEWTPLTNVTKDQATFYVYDSLLSEYAALGFEYGYSVARPEALTMWEAQFGDFINGAQSVVDEYISSGETKWGQKSGVVLLLPHGYEGQGPDHSSARIERFLELCADNSMTVAQPSTPASYFHLLRRQNLESEHRPLIVFTPKSMLRNKAATSQPEDFTSGTFRPVIGDDSVNTASVERVLVCSGKIAWDLFAERAKREHEASRTAIVRLEQIYPRPTAELNAEIAKFPNAREIRWVQDEPANQGPWPHIALNFMGEFDGLPLSRVSRPASSAPSVGSHARHVEEFEALMAQAFA
- a CDS encoding winged helix DNA-binding domain-containing protein; this encodes MKPSISGRLHAQGLDTPRFGTAIEVVRHLGCVQSQLHDMGLWAVAKRTTGLTKSDLDAAFARGDFLRTHVLRPTWHFVDPSDIHWLLTVTAPRIRQMMSSSNNTIGLSPDKLDRSAEVIVEALSDGPRTRPELGTALADAGVDPTGHLIHMAMNAEIEALVVNGPMRGKQHTYVLLDSVVTAPPAQPRDELLALIARRYARGHGPIRDKDLAWWTSLTLTDSRRALELGELRPTDIDGETYWSHDELVEAEQPAAMLLSNFDEYISYARDPGDYERFDGTAEQMMRSTGLLAIDGQLAGLWTRTIKSKAVTITVRCSPRVTTAIKRALESEAAAFGRFVEREPELQITD
- a CDS encoding OsmC family peroxiredoxin, whose protein sequence is MPTRTARTAWDGGLQDGSGQVELTSSGLGTFDVSFPKRASEDGGGVTNPEELVGAAHSACYAMSLAAALGKVNATPHSMEVTTHVSVGMSAAGLGLTGIELVVRAEVEGIDDATFLEAAESAKINCPISKALTGVPITLDAARVTA
- a CDS encoding oxygenase MpaB family protein produces the protein MTTTAVTEVPEIHKGVFGAALLAGTANVIMQLSWPGVGYGVKESRVLSGRIDLHPVKRQRTTLTYLSVVAYGTDEERAAYKAAVDTSHTQVFNDENSESPVKYHGMNPDLQLWVAACIYYGVEDVYRLFVGGIDPADREAVYQHSAKLGTTLQVRESMWPATREAFEEYWEKGLDQVHIDDRIRAYLMEVVRFEHLPLKLGKIFATFNTFVTTGFLPPRFRDEMQLAWTARQQKRFDRLMKVVGFVTRHSPRILREFPFNFYMRDFRRRLRKGKPLV
- a CDS encoding N(5)-(carboxyethyl)ornithine synthase, yielding MSQLDLGVIAHTSKENERRLPLHPRHLERLTKAARPHVFLEEGYGRDFGYSDEELLPLVGGILPRAELIATCDVILLTKPHASDLLEMREGQTLWGWPHCVQDTELTQVAIDRKLNVIAFEAMNHWSGDGSFLLHVLHKNNELAGYCSVLQAMEIAGLTGNYGRRLSAAVIGFGATARGAVTALSAHGIHDVDIFTQRGVAAVSAPIHSARIVHFDPADSPAESRAFIDQNWVPMPALLAEHDVIVNCVLQDPNSPMSFLMNVDLPTLASGTLVVDVSCDEGMGFEWAKPTTFEEPTFTVGNGVTYYAVDHSPSYLWNSATWEISQALLPYMRTVLNGPKAWAADDTIQRAIEIRDGVIQNPAILAFQHRNEAYPHAFE